A region of Jannaschia sp. W003 DNA encodes the following proteins:
- a CDS encoding Hint domain-containing protein, giving the protein MTHQTVIDFDDVDNADRQDGFFKLDGVTVWNADLRKSFRPDEDHPATIFDAENPTGGDTDLAYDGRGGILIAQETVGQAPDDNAHGAGFVFAFHEASTVEQLTVLDVEEGAWIKLYDSKGCLVRTIDVRTADNGEKVVDIGEDGICWMVVKLGGSGAVDDLVFSTEGAGPDGIITGDDGDDLIDGTFVDEDGEVIDGGDAILDGEAPDDDIVQAGAGNDTVLASEGDDDVYGGAGDDVIDGGNGNDLLLGEDGDDTIFGGAGDDTILGGAGDDLIHGNEGRDLIEGGDGDDKINGNRKEDTIHGGAGDDTIIAAGSADLIFGDAGDDELYGGKGNDTIEGGDGDDEIEGGEDDDSILGGAGADSISGDDGDDTLIGGGGDDTILGGLGNDTLDGGDGDDVLDGGRGDDLLEGGAGNDMLFGNANNDTIRGGDGDDKVEASGGDDCVEGGDGDDDLWAGQGNDVVYGGRGDDVIDGGADGDDTLIGGDGNDTIRGQDGNDVIFGDGPNAKDGDAGDGSGGHAGSGSGSGKDTGSGSGSGSGSGSGKHDGSGLGSGSGSGKASGSGSGSGKASGTGSGSGKASGSGSGSAPTKGTFDDYLSGGAGDDYIDGQLGDDLIEGDDGNDTLIGGAGNDTLMGGLGDDTLDGGDGDDVLNGGRGNDVLEGGKGNDMLFGHANNDTIRGGDGDDKVEASGGDDCVEGGDGNDDLWAGMGDDEVYGGRGDDVIDGGRGGDDTLIGGTGNDTIRGQDGDDVIYGDGPNEKGGVSEEPDCEDDKHAGSGSGSGSGSGSGKHGGAGSGSGSGSGSGKHAGSGSGSGSGSGSGKASGTGSGSGKASGSGSAAKGTFDDYLSGGAGDDEIHGGFGDDVIEGGDGDDTIFGGTGRDTVTGGDGADMIDTGDDEDVIFGATAGDMIDGGSGICEGEEDCDILDLTGSNVARIEYTSADREDGIIHFRDGGTAKFEEIEKIIPCFTPGTLIATPRGEVPVETLEVGDRVITRDNGIQVIRWVGHKRLEAAELEANGALRPVMIRQGALGHGLPERDMRVSPQHRVLIANDETMLYFDEREVLVAAKHLVGRPGIERMGTEALTYVHVMFDNHEVILSDGAWTESFQPGDGSLKGVGTAQAEEIFAVFPELRTARGRAEYTAARRMLKRQEAELLAK; this is encoded by the coding sequence ATGACTCATCAGACCGTGATCGACTTCGACGACGTCGACAACGCCGACCGCCAGGACGGGTTCTTCAAGCTGGACGGCGTGACCGTGTGGAACGCCGACCTGCGCAAGAGCTTCCGGCCCGACGAGGACCATCCGGCCACGATCTTCGATGCCGAGAACCCGACGGGCGGCGACACCGACCTCGCCTACGACGGTCGCGGCGGCATCCTGATCGCCCAGGAGACCGTGGGCCAGGCGCCCGACGACAACGCCCACGGCGCGGGCTTCGTGTTCGCGTTCCACGAGGCGAGCACGGTCGAGCAGCTCACGGTGCTCGACGTCGAGGAGGGGGCCTGGATCAAGCTCTACGACTCCAAGGGCTGCCTCGTTCGCACCATCGACGTTCGCACGGCCGACAACGGCGAGAAGGTCGTCGACATCGGCGAGGACGGCATCTGCTGGATGGTCGTGAAGCTCGGCGGCTCGGGCGCGGTGGACGACCTGGTGTTCTCGACCGAGGGCGCCGGTCCCGACGGGATCATCACCGGCGACGACGGCGACGACCTGATCGACGGGACCTTCGTGGACGAGGACGGCGAGGTCATCGACGGCGGCGACGCGATCCTCGACGGCGAGGCGCCCGACGACGACATCGTGCAGGCCGGCGCGGGCAACGACACCGTGCTGGCAAGCGAGGGCGACGACGACGTGTACGGCGGCGCGGGCGACGACGTCATCGACGGCGGCAACGGGAACGACCTGCTGCTCGGCGAGGACGGCGACGATACGATCTTCGGCGGGGCGGGCGACGACACCATCCTGGGCGGGGCGGGCGACGACCTGATCCACGGCAACGAGGGCCGCGACCTGATCGAAGGCGGCGACGGCGACGACAAGATCAACGGCAACCGCAAGGAAGACACGATCCACGGCGGCGCCGGCGACGACACGATCATCGCCGCGGGCAGCGCCGACCTGATCTTCGGCGACGCGGGCGACGACGAGCTCTACGGCGGCAAGGGCAACGACACGATCGAGGGCGGCGACGGCGACGACGAGATCGAGGGCGGCGAGGACGACGACAGCATCCTCGGCGGTGCGGGCGCCGATTCCATCAGCGGCGACGACGGCGATGACACGCTGATCGGCGGCGGCGGCGACGACACGATCTTGGGCGGCCTCGGCAACGACACGCTCGACGGCGGCGACGGCGACGACGTGCTCGACGGTGGGCGCGGCGACGATCTGCTCGAGGGCGGCGCCGGCAACGACATGCTGTTCGGCAACGCCAACAACGACACGATCCGGGGCGGCGACGGCGACGACAAGGTCGAGGCCTCCGGCGGCGACGACTGCGTGGAGGGGGGCGACGGCGACGACGACCTCTGGGCGGGGCAGGGCAACGACGTGGTCTATGGCGGCCGTGGCGACGACGTCATCGACGGCGGCGCGGATGGCGACGACACGCTGATTGGCGGCGACGGCAACGACACGATCCGGGGCCAGGACGGCAACGACGTGATCTTCGGCGACGGGCCGAACGCGAAGGACGGCGACGCGGGCGACGGCTCCGGCGGGCACGCCGGTTCGGGGAGCGGCTCGGGCAAGGACACGGGGTCCGGTTCGGGCAGCGGCTCGGGCTCCGGGTCGGGCAAGCACGACGGCAGCGGCTTGGGGTCCGGCAGCGGCTCCGGCAAGGCCTCCGGCAGCGGTTCGGGTTCGGGCAAGGCGTCGGGAACGGGGTCCGGCTCGGGCAAGGCGTCGGGCTCCGGCTCCGGATCGGCGCCGACGAAGGGCACCTTCGACGACTACCTCTCGGGCGGGGCGGGCGACGACTACATCGACGGCCAGCTCGGCGACGACCTGATCGAGGGCGACGACGGCAACGACACACTGATCGGCGGCGCGGGCAATGATACCCTGATGGGCGGTCTCGGCGACGACACCCTCGACGGCGGCGACGGCGACGACGTGCTGAACGGCGGCCGCGGCAACGACGTTCTCGAGGGCGGCAAGGGCAACGACATGCTCTTCGGGCACGCCAACAACGACACGATCCGCGGCGGCGACGGCGACGACAAGGTCGAGGCCTCGGGTGGCGACGACTGCGTGGAGGGAGGCGACGGCAACGACGACCTCTGGGCCGGCATGGGCGACGACGAGGTCTACGGCGGTCGCGGCGACGACGTGATCGACGGCGGCCGGGGCGGCGACGACACGCTGATCGGCGGCACCGGCAACGACACCATCCGCGGTCAGGACGGCGACGACGTCATCTACGGCGACGGGCCGAACGAGAAGGGCGGCGTCTCCGAGGAGCCGGACTGCGAAGACGACAAGCACGCCGGGTCCGGGTCAGGCTCGGGATCGGGAAGCGGCTCGGGCAAGCACGGCGGCGCGGGCAGCGGCTCGGGGTCCGGCAGCGGCTCCGGCAAGCATGCCGGCTCGGGGTCCGGCAGCGGCTCGGGTTCGGGCTCCGGCAAGGCCTCGGGCACGGGGTCCGGGTCGGGCAAGGCGTCGGGCTCCGGCTCCGCCGCGAAGGGCACCTTCGACGACTACCTGTCGGGCGGCGCGGGCGACGACGAGATCCACGGAGGCTTCGGCGACGACGTCATCGAGGGCGGCGACGGCGACGACACGATCTTCGGCGGCACCGGGCGCGACACGGTCACGGGCGGCGACGGCGCCGACATGATCGACACCGGCGACGACGAGGACGTGATCTTCGGCGCCACCGCGGGCGACATGATCGACGGCGGCTCGGGCATCTGCGAGGGCGAGGAGGATTGCGACATCCTCGACCTCACCGGCTCGAACGTGGCGCGGATCGAGTACACCTCGGCGGACCGGGAAGACGGGATCATCCACTTCCGCGACGGCGGCACGGCGAAGTTCGAGGAGATCGAGAAGATCATCCCCTGCTTCACCCCGGGCACGCTGATCGCCACGCCGCGCGGCGAGGTCCCCGTCGAGACGCTGGAGGTCGGCGACCGGGTCATCACCCGCGACAACGGCATCCAAGTGATCCGCTGGGTCGGCCACAAGCGCCTCGAGGCGGCGGAGTTGGAGGCGAACGGCGCGTTGCGGCCCGTCATGATCCGCCAGGGCGCCCTGGGCCACGGCCTGCCCGAACGGGACATGCGCGTCTCGCCCCAACACCGGGTGCTGATCGCCAACGACGAGACCATGCTCTACTTCGACGAGCGCGAGGTCCTGGTCGCGGCGAAGCATCTGGTCGGCCGACCGGGCATCGAGCGGATGGGCACCGAGGCGCTCACCTACGTCCACGTGATGTTCGACAATCACGAGGTGATCCTGTCGGACGGCGCCTGGACCGAGAGCTTCCAGCCGGGCGACGGCTCGCTCAAGGGCGTCGGGACGGCGCAGGCCGAGGAGATCTTCGCGGTCTTCCCGGAGCTGCGCACCGCACGGGGCCGCGCCGAGTACACCGCGGCGCGCCGGATGCTGAAGCGCCAGGAGGCGGAGCTGCTCGCGAAGTAG
- a CDS encoding ABC transporter ATP-binding protein, with protein MDAPPLRVEGLRRRLGGRWVVDGIDLEVGAGQVTCLLGPSGCGKSTTLRIIAGVDRQDAGTVHLMGREVSGPHRHDPPETRGVGLMFQDFALFPHLSVADNVAFGLRGDPRRVEELLERVGLGGYGRKHPHQLSGGEQQRVALIRALAPRPPILLMDEPFSGLDNRLRDGIRDATLGLLKEEGTAVLLVTHEPDEAMRMADEIALMRDGRVVQRAAPYNIYNQPADREAAAFFSDVNCLGGTVRGALCDTPFGQFLAPGYADGTEVDIVFRPQHVRLDFDREGRGPAPTATEGTPARARVVRARFMGKESLVEFRTDHGGESVTATVPAVFLPKPDTPMWLSIRRDRCFVFPRKG; from the coding sequence ATGGACGCGCCACCCCTTCGGGTCGAGGGACTGCGCCGGCGCCTGGGCGGGCGCTGGGTGGTGGACGGCATCGACCTCGAGGTGGGCGCGGGACAGGTGACCTGCCTGCTCGGGCCCTCGGGCTGCGGCAAGTCCACCACCCTGCGCATCATCGCCGGGGTGGACCGGCAGGATGCCGGAACGGTCCACCTCATGGGTCGCGAGGTGTCCGGCCCGCACCGCCACGATCCGCCCGAGACACGCGGCGTGGGGCTGATGTTCCAGGACTTCGCGCTGTTCCCGCATCTCAGCGTCGCCGACAACGTGGCCTTCGGCCTGCGCGGCGACCCGCGCCGGGTCGAGGAGTTGCTGGAGCGCGTGGGCCTCGGCGGCTACGGGCGCAAGCATCCCCACCAGCTCTCGGGCGGCGAGCAGCAGCGCGTTGCGCTCATCCGGGCGCTCGCGCCGCGCCCGCCGATCCTGCTGATGGACGAGCCGTTCTCGGGCCTCGACAACCGCCTGCGCGACGGCATCCGCGACGCCACCCTCGGACTGCTGAAGGAGGAGGGCACGGCGGTTCTGCTCGTCACCCACGAGCCCGACGAGGCCATGCGCATGGCCGACGAGATCGCGCTGATGCGGGACGGGCGGGTGGTGCAGCGGGCAGCGCCCTACAACATCTACAACCAGCCCGCGGACCGCGAGGCGGCGGCGTTCTTCTCGGACGTGAACTGCCTCGGCGGCACGGTGCGCGGCGCGCTGTGCGACACGCCGTTCGGCCAGTTCCTCGCCCCCGGCTACGCGGACGGCACCGAGGTGGACATCGTGTTCCGGCCCCAGCACGTGCGGCTCGACTTCGACCGCGAGGGGCGGGGCCCCGCGCCCACCGCTACCGAGGGCACCCCGGCTCGCGCCCGCGTCGTGCGGGCGCGCTTCATGGGCAAGGAGAGCTTGGTGGAGTTCCGCACCGACCACGGCGGCGAGAGCGTGACCGCAACCGTGCCGGCAGTGTTCCTGCCCAAGCCCGACACGCCGATGTGGCTGTCGATCCGGCGCGACCGGTGCTTCGTGTTTCCGCGGAAGGGGTAG
- a CDS encoding YqaA family protein: protein MIRRLYDWTIGWAAHPRALWVLAVVSFLESSFFPIPPDVLLLPMVLARPSRAWVIAGVCTAASVAGALLGYAIGYFAYEGLGAPMLAALGKAAYFEEFQLRFNEWGAWVVLAAGVTPFPYKVITILSGATALSLPVFVVASIVARGLRFFLVAGILWAVGDPARAFIERRLGLVFTAAVVLLFGGLAAVRFL from the coding sequence ATGATCCGCCGCCTCTACGACTGGACCATCGGATGGGCCGCCCATCCGCGCGCCCTGTGGGTGCTGGCCGTGGTCAGCTTCCTGGAATCGTCGTTCTTTCCGATCCCCCCCGACGTGCTGTTGCTGCCGATGGTGCTGGCCCGCCCCTCGCGCGCCTGGGTGATCGCGGGCGTCTGCACCGCGGCCTCCGTGGCGGGGGCGCTCCTTGGCTACGCCATCGGCTACTTCGCCTACGAGGGGCTGGGTGCGCCGATGCTCGCCGCGCTCGGCAAGGCCGCCTACTTCGAGGAGTTCCAGCTGCGCTTCAACGAGTGGGGCGCCTGGGTGGTGCTGGCCGCGGGCGTCACGCCGTTCCCCTACAAGGTCATCACCATCCTGTCGGGCGCGACGGCGCTCAGCCTGCCGGTCTTCGTGGTCGCCAGCATCGTGGCGCGGGGGCTGCGCTTCTTCCTCGTCGCCGGTATCCTCTGGGCCGTGGGCGATCCGGCGCGCGCCTTCATCGAGCGCCGGCTCGGCCTCGTGTTCACCGCAGCCGTGGTGCTGCTGTTCGGCGGCCTCGCCGCGGTGCGCTTCCTGTGA
- a CDS encoding murein L,D-transpeptidase — MTLHVRASLVALALAVAVPAGATSVAAPLLSPTRMAVAEAAAGAGEEGVAAFYRERAFAPIWLGDEAGPRRMAFLAAIAEAGAHGLPAARYDPVEIRAAFDAAHDAESLGALEVDMTRRLLRFASDLGGGVVKPGAASPFIHLERPRRDARADLEAFVADPLAFLRGLAPTSPRYARLLREKRRLEQAAAAGGWGAQVPVGILRRGDGGAAVIALRGRLEGMGYLERGLSPTFDGVMEAAVRRFQSDHGLAIDGAAGPATLAVVNRTANARLAQVLVNLERQRWMNKPLESRHVLVNLAEQHAYVVDDGAVTFDTVVVVGAPESDRQTPEFSHTMTHMVVNPSWYVPRSIATNEYLPQLKRGGARHLEVTYQGRTVDPRRVDFGQYTARTFPFSLRQPPGPSNALGKVKFMFPNKWNIYLHDTPAKSLFGRELRTFSHGCVRVGKPFELAHHLLAPQEVDPQGAFERILATGRERRVNLEAPIGVHLVYWTAWAGEDGAMRYRSDPYGRDAAVLDALRAAGVAPDGLGS; from the coding sequence ATGACCCTTCACGTCCGAGCCTCGCTCGTCGCCCTCGCCCTCGCGGTGGCCGTTCCTGCGGGTGCGACGTCGGTGGCGGCGCCGCTCCTGTCGCCGACCCGCATGGCGGTGGCCGAGGCCGCGGCAGGGGCCGGCGAGGAAGGCGTCGCCGCGTTCTACCGCGAGCGGGCCTTCGCGCCGATCTGGCTGGGCGACGAGGCCGGACCGCGGCGCATGGCGTTTCTGGCGGCGATCGCCGAGGCCGGCGCGCACGGGCTGCCGGCGGCGCGCTACGATCCGGTGGAGATCCGGGCCGCCTTCGACGCCGCCCACGATGCGGAGTCGCTCGGCGCGCTGGAAGTCGACATGACGCGGCGCCTCCTGCGCTTCGCGAGCGACCTCGGCGGCGGCGTCGTGAAGCCGGGCGCCGCCAGTCCCTTTATCCATCTGGAGCGTCCCCGCCGCGACGCGCGCGCGGACCTCGAGGCGTTCGTCGCCGACCCCCTCGCGTTCCTGCGCGGCCTCGCGCCGACTTCGCCCCGTTATGCGCGCCTCCTGCGCGAGAAGCGGCGACTCGAGCAGGCCGCCGCCGCGGGCGGCTGGGGCGCGCAGGTGCCCGTGGGCATCCTGCGCCGGGGCGACGGCGGTGCCGCCGTGATCGCCCTGCGCGGTCGCCTCGAGGGAATGGGATACCTCGAGCGCGGCCTTTCCCCGACCTTCGACGGAGTGATGGAAGCCGCCGTGCGGCGTTTCCAGAGCGACCACGGCCTCGCCATCGACGGCGCCGCAGGGCCCGCCACGCTGGCCGTCGTGAACCGCACCGCCAACGCGCGCCTTGCGCAGGTTCTCGTGAACCTCGAGCGGCAGCGCTGGATGAATAAGCCGCTGGAGTCGCGGCACGTGCTCGTGAACCTGGCCGAGCAGCACGCCTACGTGGTCGACGACGGTGCCGTGACCTTCGACACCGTGGTGGTCGTTGGCGCACCCGAATCCGACCGCCAGACCCCGGAGTTCAGCCACACCATGACGCACATGGTGGTGAACCCGTCGTGGTACGTGCCCCGCTCGATCGCGACGAACGAGTACCTGCCCCAGCTCAAGCGAGGCGGGGCGCGGCATCTGGAGGTCACCTACCAGGGCCGCACGGTCGATCCCCGGCGCGTGGACTTCGGCCAGTACACGGCGCGCACCTTCCCGTTCTCGCTGCGCCAGCCTCCGGGGCCGAGCAACGCGCTCGGCAAGGTCAAGTTCATGTTCCCGAACAAGTGGAACATCTACCTTCACGACACCCCCGCCAAGTCACTGTTCGGGCGCGAGCTGCGCACCTTCAGCCACGGCTGCGTGCGCGTGGGCAAGCCGTTCGAGCTGGCCCACCACCTGCTCGCCCCCCAGGAGGTCGACCCGCAGGGCGCGTTCGAGCGCATCCTCGCCACGGGCCGCGAGCGGCGGGTGAACCTCGAGGCGCCGATCGGGGTGCATCTGGTGTACTGGACCGCATGGGCCGGCGAGGACGGCGCCATGCGCTACCGCTCCGATCCCTATGGGCGCGACGCGGCAGTGCTGGACGCCCTGCGCGCGGCCGGGGTGGCCCCCGACGGGCTGGGAAGCTAG
- a CDS encoding DUF882 domain-containing protein, with product MSRRGLLTAFAAVAVSAAPTYSKAAGFLRGAGDIRRLKMTNARTGESLDTIYWIEGTYLRDALAEVNFFFRDWRRNEVIGIDNRTLDIIAATHKLLDANEPFMLLSGYRSPATNRMLRARSGGVAKNSLHLSGKAADLRIDSRSVGQVARAAASCGAGGVGKYSGSNFTHVDCGKVRNWGR from the coding sequence ATGTCCCGCAGGGGTCTCCTGACCGCCTTCGCCGCAGTCGCGGTCTCGGCGGCTCCGACATACTCCAAGGCCGCCGGCTTCCTTCGCGGGGCCGGTGACATTCGCCGGCTCAAGATGACGAACGCGCGGACCGGCGAGTCCCTCGACACGATCTACTGGATCGAGGGCACCTACCTGCGCGACGCGCTGGCCGAGGTGAACTTCTTCTTCCGCGACTGGCGGCGGAACGAGGTGATCGGCATCGACAACCGCACCCTCGACATTATCGCCGCCACGCATAAACTGCTCGACGCGAACGAGCCGTTCATGCTGCTGTCGGGATACCGCTCGCCGGCCACGAACCGGATGCTGCGGGCGCGCTCGGGGGGCGTGGCGAAGAACTCGCTCCACCTCAGCGGCAAGGCCGCCGACCTTCGCATCGACTCGCGTTCGGTCGGACAGGTCGCCCGGGCCGCCGCGTCCTGCGGCGCGGGCGGGGTCGGCAAGTACTCCGGCTCGAACTTCACCCACGTCGATTGCGGCAAGGTCCGCAACTGGGGCCGCTAG
- a CDS encoding neutral zinc metallopeptidase has translation MRWRGRRGSANIIDRRGRGGRRGGGMRVAGAGGLGGFGLIAVLLIGWFFGIDVTPFLGGGGGTVVTSEPAGPARPLSEAERAEGEFVSVVLADTEEVWADLFARQVDGAYDPAQLVLYSEVTSSPCGGASGATGPFYCPADERIYLDTAFFTTLEERMGAQDDFAAAYVVAHEVAHHVQGELGTLAEANALRRHVSEAESNAISVRLELQADCYSGIWARAANERFGTLERGDVEEAIDAARRIGDDYLQRRAGRVPAPHTFTHGTSEQRARWFRQGWETGDLRACDTFGAASL, from the coding sequence ATGCGTTGGAGAGGGCGGCGCGGAAGCGCGAACATCATCGACCGGCGGGGCCGGGGCGGACGGCGCGGAGGCGGCATGCGCGTCGCAGGCGCGGGCGGGCTCGGGGGCTTCGGCCTCATCGCCGTGCTGCTGATCGGCTGGTTCTTCGGGATCGACGTGACGCCGTTCCTCGGCGGCGGCGGCGGCACAGTGGTCACCTCGGAGCCCGCGGGTCCCGCGCGCCCGCTGTCCGAGGCCGAGCGCGCCGAGGGCGAGTTCGTGTCCGTGGTGCTGGCCGACACCGAGGAGGTCTGGGCCGACCTCTTCGCGCGCCAGGTCGACGGGGCCTACGACCCCGCGCAGCTGGTGCTCTACTCCGAGGTCACCTCGTCGCCCTGCGGCGGCGCCTCGGGCGCCACGGGGCCGTTCTACTGCCCGGCCGACGAGCGCATCTACCTCGACACCGCGTTCTTCACCACGCTCGAGGAGCGCATGGGCGCGCAGGACGACTTCGCGGCGGCCTACGTGGTGGCCCACGAGGTGGCGCACCACGTGCAGGGCGAGCTGGGCACGCTGGCCGAGGCCAACGCCCTGCGCCGCCACGTCTCCGAGGCGGAGAGCAACGCGATCTCGGTGCGCCTCGAGCTGCAGGCCGACTGCTACTCGGGGATCTGGGCGCGCGCCGCGAACGAGCGCTTCGGCACCTTGGAGCGCGGCGACGTCGAGGAGGCGATCGATGCGGCCCGGCGCATCGGCGACGACTACCTCCAGCGCCGTGCGGGCCGGGTGCCCGCGCCGCACACCTTCACCCACGGCACCTCGGAGCAGCGCGCGCGCTGGTTCCGCCAGGGCTGGGAGACGGGCGACCTACGCGCCTGCGACACCTTCGGCGCGGCCTCGCTCTAG
- a CDS encoding disulfide bond formation protein B, whose product MRYVALATAGHAGLLGGAFLFQLAGFAPCAMCLWQRWPHAAAILLGVAALAGLWPRAMAALAAAAALVTAGIGAFHAGVEQGWWEGPSSCTGGGAGLGGLSGADLLSTDAPVALVMCDEIVWQFGLTMAGWNAVLSLALAAVWLLAVRRLAA is encoded by the coding sequence ATGAGATACGTCGCACTCGCCACCGCCGGGCACGCGGGCCTCCTGGGCGGCGCGTTCCTGTTCCAGCTCGCGGGCTTCGCGCCCTGCGCCATGTGCCTGTGGCAGCGCTGGCCCCACGCCGCCGCGATCCTGCTCGGCGTCGCCGCGCTGGCGGGCCTCTGGCCGCGCGCGATGGCCGCGCTGGCCGCCGCGGCCGCGCTCGTCACCGCCGGGATCGGGGCGTTCCACGCCGGCGTCGAGCAGGGCTGGTGGGAAGGTCCCTCCAGCTGTACCGGCGGCGGCGCGGGGCTGGGCGGCCTGTCGGGCGCCGACCTCTTGAGCACGGACGCCCCCGTCGCGCTGGTGATGTGCGACGAGATCGTTTGGCAGTTCGGCCTCACCATGGCCGGCTGGAACGCCGTGCTGTCGCTCGCGCTGGCGGCGGTGTGGCTGCTGGCCGTCCGCCGCCTCGCGGCCTGA